The genomic window ATTAAAGATATTTATGATAATCCATGATTTTCTGCTGCAGTAGTATTTTTATTATTTTTGTTGTTTTGGCCTATTTTTAGGTTGGTATTATTCATAGTATCTTTTGTTAGCTTCATTTTTTTCAAGTTATTAAATTTATTTGGAGTTTATTATTTTTGAAAATCTCAAGAAGATGTTGATAAGATTTATTAATTAAACCTATTTTGATTTTTTATAACAAATATTTTTAACTAAAAAACTCTTCAGATATTTTTTGTAAAATCTTTTCTTTATTGTTTCTGTTTTCTATATCTTCTACCACCCAGTTTGTGATATAATTTAATATTTCTCATATCTTAGGCGATGGTTGTAAATTGAAATTTTTTATAATATCATTTCAGTTGATTTGTAAATCTTTTTGTGAAAATTCTCATTGTTTTTTGTATATTTGTTTTATTAACTTTTTTAGATTTTGTAAAGATTCTGTATTGGGTGATTGCATTGGATTGAACTGTCCTAATCTATCACTGATACAAATATCTACCAAATTTCTAAGTTTTGTGTATCAGTATTCAATCATATATTTTTTGATTTTTTTGGGGATATTTTCTTGAGAAGAATTTAGTAATTCACCAGGAAGATGATGTTTTTCAACATAAAAACATATTTCTTGAATTTGCTTTTTGGAAAATCATAATGCTTGAAAATCTTTTTGGGTATAATAAGAACCAATAACAGGATGATGAAAACCAGATCAATGTACTTGTTTTCTTTCCTGTTCATTTGTAGCAAGTTGAGCAAAATAATACTGATCAGGCTTTCATACGTCATGATATAATATCCCAAATTTTACAAGAGGTTTTTTGTTGTTTTTTTGAATATTCCACAAGCATAACATTGTGTGTGTATATGTATCAAATGGATGATATCTTACAGGCTGGTAGTTGTTTTTGGTTTCATAAAGTTTTGGAAACAAAAACTTAAGTATATTCAATTCGTCCAATAAACTTACAAATCCAAAAGGATTGTCTTCTTTGAAAACTTTTAAGATTTCATCTTTTAGTCTTTCTTTGGGAAGATATTGTACCAAGAAATAATTTCTTTTCATTGCTTTCCATGTTTCTTTTTCATAATCAAAAAATTTAATTTCTTCTATTTTTGAATTTTTTTTGTGTTTTTTTTCAAGCTTTTGATTGAGTATGTTTGGTATTCTTATGGCTCTAATGATTCTTAGTGCATCTTCTTGGAATCTTTTTTCTGGATCATCAACTGCATTTATTTTGAAATCTATCATATCTTTTATTCAACCCCAAGGATCTATTATTATATTTATACCATTGGATTTAATATTTCAAAATCTTTTAGTTTTCTCCAAAATTTTTCAAAAAATTTCTTGATTGAATTTTCAGTTTTCAAATATAGAACTAATGTACTCTTTGGAGTTTATTATAAGATTGTTTTTAATTAAGACAATTCAATCTTTCTCAAGGTGTGAATAAATTTTGTCTTCTTTGATTTCTTCTCATTGTTCTGTATGTATATTTTTTGCTAAGTAGTAGTAATAAATACAATTGATTGTAAAATCTCTTCTTTTGCTATCGTGTATTATACTATCAGTCCAATTGATCTTATTGGGATGACGAAAATCCATATATTCTCACTCTTCACGAAGTGGAGTTAGTTCATACTGATATTTTTTTCATTTGGGAAGTATAGTGATTGTTCAAAATTTTTCTGTTTGGAATATACTTATATTGGTTTTGTTTATAGAATTATAGATTTCTTGTGGCTTTCAACTACAAGTAACATCAATATCTTTGGGATCTTTATCTAGTCATAAAAGCAAATCTCTTATGCATCATCAAACCAAAAATATGTCTTCCTTATTGGTTTGTTTTTGAAGACTTATAATATGTTTTTGTAAATTGTCTAAATTTTGGAAATTGATTTTCAACTTATTTTAGTTATTATGTAAATAAATAACTTATAAATATTTTTTATATATTTTCAATTATTTTAAAGCAAAATGAAAAAAGTGAATGAAAAATTTTTTTGTATAAATTGTTGAAAGTATGTTTCTACTGCTCAAAAAACATGTAGAAATCATTGTCCTTATTGTTTTGTTAGTATGCATGTTGATAAAGACACACCTTGAGACAGGATGTCTAGTTGTAAATGAGTTATGTATCCAGTGGATTATTATTCTTGAAAAAAAGGAGAAAAAATTCTTTTTAGATGTGTAGACTGTTGAAAAGAGCATTGGAATAAGGTTGCTTTTGATGATGAAATATCAAACATTTTTGATATTATAAAAAAATATTGATATTTTTAGTTTTTATTTTCTCAATTGTTGTTTTATCATTTTTCTGATGACTTATTTTTAACATCCTCTTGAGTTTCTACTTCATCTGATTTTTTTGATCATTCTTTTAATTTATTTTTAACATTATCTGGATTGGCAGATTCAGTTAATTTTTCAGTTCATTCTTTCAGTTTACTGGTTCATTTGTTAAAAATATTTTGAACAATTTGTTTTGCTTCTGAAAAGGATTTTACTCATTCTTGTTTAATATCATTAAAAATTTTTTTGATATGGTCTTTTTGCTCTTTAGTGAGACTTTCATATCTTTTCTCTAAAAACCCTACAACTGGTTTTAATATTTTTCTTAGTATAGGGTTATAACTTTCTATTTCATCATTTATTTTTTTTATGAATTCTTCTTTATTTTCTTCATTTTCTTGAGGCTTTAAGTTTTCTTCATTATTAGGTGTTTTGTTTTCTTCTTGCATTTTGGTGCTAATAAATAAAAATAAATTTATAATATGATAATAAATTTACTTTTATTTTCAATTGATTTTAAAAAATGTTTTAATAAAATTAAAAGGTTATTAAAATTTATATGAATAAATAAACAAAACTATGAAATTATTGATTTTTTCTATGTTTGTTTGAATACTGTTTTTTTTGAATTTCTTTATTTATGATTTGAGGACATGACTTGATAGGGGAATTGTAATGTATTTTTCAAATTTATTAAACTTGCCGTTTGAATGATTTTTGTTTTCATTTGAATGACCTTTTTGAATTTATAGTTTTTTGTTATCATTATTGCCCTTGATATGATATTCTCTGTTTTCTTATGTTTGAGTGATTTTAATGTTTCTTTTTCTACCTATTTATCTAATTTTATGATTTTTTCTTGTATTTTTGGGTGGTTATTATGATTTTTTTCTTGTTAAGAATTTAATCTTATTTTTTTCTT from Candidatus Absconditicoccus praedator includes these protein-coding regions:
- a CDS encoding CCA tRNA nucleotidyltransferase; the protein is MKINFQNLDNLQKHIISLQKQTNKEDIFLVGGCIRDLLLGLDKDPKDIDVTCSGKPQEIYNSINKTNISIFQTEKFGTITILPKGKKYQYELTPLREEGEYMDFRHPNKINWTDSIIHDSKRRDFTINCIYYYYLAKNIHTEQGEEIKEDKIYSHLEKDGIVLIKNNLIINSKEYISSIFENGKFNQEIFGKILEKTKRFGNIKSNGINIIIDPWGGIKDMIDFKINAVDDPEKRFQEDALRIIRAIRIPNILNQKLEKKHKKNSKIEEIKFFDYEKETWKAMKRNYFLVQYLPKERLKDEILKVFKEDNPFGFVSLLDELNILKFLFPKLYETKNNYQPVRYHPFDTYTHTMLCLWNIQKNNKKPLVKFGILYHDVGKPDQYYFAQLATNEQERKQVHGSGFHHPVIGSYYTQKDFQALGFSKKQIQEICFYVEKHHLPGELLNSSQENIPKKIKKYMIEYGYTKLRNLVDICISDRLGQFNPMQSPNTESLQNLKKLIKQIYKKQGEFSQKDLQINGNDIIKNFNLQPSPKIGEILNYITNWVVEDIENRNNKEKILQKISEEFFS
- a CDS encoding RNHCP domain-containing protein is translated as MKKVNEKFFCINCGKYVSTAQKTCRNHCPYCFVSMHVDKDTPGDRMSSCKGVMYPVDYYSGKKGEKILFRCVDCGKEHWNKVAFDDEISNIFDIIKKYGYF